The stretch of DNA TGGCATCATCGAATTCATCCAGCTGATGACTTCCAGCGCGCCGGACAGGTGACGGCCCACGCGGTACTTCATGGGCGAGCCGGTCTCGGCGTTGTAATCCACATAGGTCAGCCCGCGCTTGGAGGCGGTGTCGAGGAATTCGTCCTTGCCCAGCGTCTGCAGCTCTTCCGTCATCGGGCCGACGATCCAGTCCGTGAAGGGCTGCGGCGTCTCCATCAGCACGGCCAGCGTGTCGCTGAAGTCGCCCCATTCGCGGTGCGAAAGGCCGCGCAGCGTCTTGGGCGACGCCTCGCACTTCATGTAGAACTTGTCGGAGGAAAGGCTCATCGAGGCCATCATCGCGATGTCGAGCGCGCGGTCGTGCGCGACGTAGGTTTCGACGACCGGGTACATCACCGCCGCCTCGTGCGAGTCGATCGACAGGTCGATCTTCTCCGTGCGGATGAGCTCCATGATCGCGTAGCAGACCCGCTCGATCAGCGATCCGTTTTCGCGGCCCGGGTAGCACCGGTTCACGTTGCGGATGTCCTGATAGGTGAGCTGCACGTTAGAAGGATAGTGCCTGTAGGTGAACGGGTCCGGCCACGAATCCAGCGGGTTCGCCCAGCGGTCGCCGTTCTTGTACTCGACGGTGCCCCAGTCCGTCTCGACCTTGTAATGGGTCGGGTACGCGTTGCCCAGCATGCCCAGCGTCGTTGCGCTGCGGTTGGCCTGCGGGATGATGAATACGCGGCCCTTTTCCACCTTGATGTTTTCCAGCATGACGTAGGCCGACAGGCTGGCGGCGGGCTCGTACGGATGGGTGCCGCCCAGGTAGAGGACCGAGGCGCCCTCGACGCCGGAGTCAAAGACGAAGATCGGCGTGTCCCCGAACGTCCCCTTCAGGCTGGGGACGTAGTCGCTGAGCATGCGCGTTTCGGTCAGCCCCTCCGCCGCGACAACCGTTTCCGGGGTGTGCCTGTAGGTGTAAAACTCCGCGCCGGCAACCCCCGCCAGCGTCAGCGCCAGGACCAGGCAGACGATCTTGCCGATCATGCTCTTTCCGATTTTCCCGTTTTTCGGCATCTTCTCTCCACTCCTTTACTTGATCTGTAAAATTCGCAGGAGAAACGGGATGATGCAGTACGCGTACACGATGTCGTTGACGACACCCTTGTGCTGTTCCCGCTTAAACAGGTGCTTCACCAGAAAGAAACACGTGACCGCCGCGAAAGCCATATAGATGTAGTAAATCACATTCTGCGCAAATACCATGCTTATTCCCCTCCCCTTTACACGACCAGAAATGCGAACGCACTCGGCCAGATCATCATCACCAGCGCGACCAGGCCCAGCGCCAGGCAGGGTATCACGATCGCCTTCAGGAACGAGCCGTAGCTGCCCTTGTAGCCGACCGTTTCGATGGCCAGGCGGCCCGTGATGCGGGAGGGCGGCAGGCAGTCGCCGATCGGGAACATCAGGCTCAGCGCGGCCGCGACGATCGTGACGTTGTAGCCCATCGAGTTGAACAGGAAGATCAGCGGCGCGCCGAACACGACCGCGCTGCCGTAGTTCAGGGAGCCCTGCAGGATCGGCGCGATGAACAGAATCGTCACGTAGATCCAGATCACGGGCAGCGTGATGAACGTGATGCCGATCAGGCCCTTGACGCCCGTGGCGGACAGGGCGTTTTGCAGCATGCCGACGCTCAGCACCGTCGCGATCAGCGGGAAGATCTGCTCGAACGTCTTGTTGAGGATCTTGCCGTATTCCTTGAGGCTCGTCTTCTTGGGATTGCACAGGATCGCTACGACCGTGGAGAGCACGAACATCAGCGGCAGGCCCAGCGTGGGAATGTAGAATGCGAAGTAGGAAGACGCGAGGAAGAGCGCCACCAGCGTGATGAGCGGCAGAAGGATGCGCACCCAGCTCACGTCCGGCGATCCGTCGGACAGCTTTTCGAGGATCTCTTCCTTGCTCTGGCGCTTGGTGCCCCAGCCCAGGTAGATGATCGCGAAGATGGAGACGACGGCGATCGGCACGAGCAGGGGCAGCGTGAAGCCGACATACGGGATGTCGGAGCCCGAGGCGATCATCATGGCCCACAGGTTGACGGGCGGCGCCGCCGCGCTCAGGATCGCGAAGATGAACACGAAGGCCGCGGTCTTCTTTTCAGAGAGGCCCATGGCGCGGACGATCGTCGCCACCATGGCGCCCAGCACGAAGATGGAGATGCTGCCGGCGCCCGTCAGCGCGCCGGGGATCAGCATGAAGACGGCCATGAACGCGAGCAGCACCCATTTGCTCTGAAAGCGCGAGACGAGCTTTCTCGTGACCGTCGATATGGCGCCCGTCGCGGAATACACGTTGACGAAGACGGACGCGGCGATAAAGAGCAGCGCGATGTCCAGGTTGACGAACAGACCTTCCACGAGCACGCGCGAAATGGACGTCGTCCAGCCGAAACCGGCGCCGAACAGGACGCCCACGACCGCCGTGATGGCCATGGAGATGTCCGGCGACTTCAGGAAGATGCTGCTCAGGACGAATGCTACCACCATAGCAACAAGAATTATCGATGTACTGATGTACATGGACATGAATGTTGCCCTCCTTCATACTCCCCCGTTATCTGATTGAAATGACAGGAGCAGAGGAACTTGATCTCCCGTCATTTGAAAGGGCTTACTCCTTCGCGCAGGCCGCCTTGGCGAGTTCGATGAAGTCCATGGAGCCGTCCAGAATCGTCAGCGGAATGCCGTACTGTTCCTTGAGCGCGTCGAACCGGCCGTCCGTGTTGCCGTCAGCGACGACGATCATCCAGGAGGAGAAGGGGCACACAGCGTCGATGCAGCGCTCGTTGGCGTTCGTGGGGATGGTGGA from Beduinella massiliensis encodes:
- a CDS encoding TRAP transporter large permease subunit, encoding MSMYISTSIILVAMVVAFVLSSIFLKSPDISMAITAVVGVLFGAGFGWTTSISRVLVEGLFVNLDIALLFIAASVFVNVYSATGAISTVTRKLVSRFQSKWVLLAFMAVFMLIPGALTGAGSISIFVLGAMVATIVRAMGLSEKKTAAFVFIFAILSAAAPPVNLWAMMIASGSDIPYVGFTLPLLVPIAVVSIFAIIYLGWGTKRQSKEEILEKLSDGSPDVSWVRILLPLITLVALFLASSYFAFYIPTLGLPLMFVLSTVVAILCNPKKTSLKEYGKILNKTFEQIFPLIATVLSVGMLQNALSATGVKGLIGITFITLPVIWIYVTILFIAPILQGSLNYGSAVVFGAPLIFLFNSMGYNVTIVAAALSLMFPIGDCLPPSRITGRLAIETVGYKGSYGSFLKAIVIPCLALGLVALVMMIWPSAFAFLVV
- a CDS encoding deacylase: MPKNGKIGKSMIGKIVCLVLALTLAGVAGAEFYTYRHTPETVVAAEGLTETRMLSDYVPSLKGTFGDTPIFVFDSGVEGASVLYLGGTHPYEPAASLSAYVMLENIKVEKGRVFIIPQANRSATTLGMLGNAYPTHYKVETDWGTVEYKNGDRWANPLDSWPDPFTYRHYPSNVQLTYQDIRNVNRCYPGRENGSLIERVCYAIMELIRTEKIDLSIDSHEAAVMYPVVETYVAHDRALDIAMMASMSLSSDKFYMKCEASPKTLRGLSHREWGDFSDTLAVLMETPQPFTDWIVGPMTEELQTLGKDEFLDTASKRGLTYVDYNAETGSPMKYRVGRHLSGALEVISWMNSMMPEKEVVVSWPTYEELMENDCGHYLYNPETSDPSRVFEI